One genomic segment of Candidatus Bipolaricaulota bacterium includes these proteins:
- the mltG gene encoding endolytic transglycosylase MltG has translation MKKLFFLILILLLGLAAFGFLKFENLKENLNISENIPFKVESGMSAKDIVEKLRVNDIVKDESALLWYIKFKGLSSNFVAGTYWLKPEYNSFDLIDALSGQGDKFGRVTIIEGWDQMQIAAELTEQDIVSGLEFLDEVQNGFWRAESRWTFWDGKPMEADLEGYLYPDTYFFDPQAGSAGVIEKMLENLDQKLTPELRTEIKRQKKTIFEVLTLASIVEKEMHGYENRRIVADVFLKRLNIGMPLQSDATINYITKKGTTRPSFADLEIQHPYNTYENKGLPPGPICNPSIEAIKAVVYPEPNDYYYFLNTEDGEIIYSKTFEEHVANKQKYLQ, from the coding sequence ATGAAAAAACTTTTTTTTCTTATTTTGATTCTTTTGTTGGGATTGGCCGCGTTCGGTTTTTTGAAATTTGAAAACTTGAAAGAAAATTTGAATATTTCCGAAAATATTCCGTTCAAAGTCGAAAGCGGCATGAGCGCTAAAGACATTGTTGAAAAATTGCGGGTCAATGACATTGTTAAAGATGAATCGGCCTTGCTGTGGTACATAAAATTCAAGGGGCTTTCAAGTAACTTTGTGGCCGGCACCTATTGGTTGAAACCGGAATATAATTCATTTGATTTGATTGACGCTTTAAGCGGTCAAGGAGACAAGTTCGGTCGCGTGACCATAATCGAAGGTTGGGATCAAATGCAAATCGCCGCTGAATTAACCGAGCAAGATATTGTTTCGGGGTTGGAATTTCTGGATGAAGTTCAAAACGGTTTTTGGAGAGCGGAAAGCAGATGGACTTTTTGGGATGGTAAGCCGATGGAGGCGGACCTTGAAGGTTATTTATATCCGGACACTTATTTTTTTGATCCGCAAGCCGGTTCGGCCGGGGTTATTGAAAAAATGTTGGAAAATTTAGATCAAAAGTTGACGCCTGAATTGAGAACTGAAATAAAACGACAAAAGAAAACTATTTTTGAGGTTTTGACCTTGGCTTCAATCGTGGAAAAAGAAATGCATGGCTATGAAAATAGGAGAATCGTAGCTGATGTTTTTTTGAAAAGATTGAACATAGGCATGCCGCTTCAATCCGACGCCACCATCAATTACATCACGAAAAAGGGGACAACTCGTCCCAGCTTCGCTGATTTGGAAATTCAGCATCCGTATAATACTTATGAAAATAAAGGTTTGCCGCCCGGTCCTATTTGCAATCCGAGCATTGAGGCGATCAAGGCCGTCGTTTATCCCGAGCCTAATGATTATTATTATTTTTTGAATACCGAAGACGGCGAAATAATTTACAGCAAAACATTTGAAGAGCACGTGGCCAATAAGCAAAAGTATTTGCAATAA
- a CDS encoding sugar phosphate nucleotidyltransferase: MKIVIMAGGGGTRLWPLSRREKPKQFCKIIGDKTLLEQTLDRFADFDKKNIYVALGKQHLVSAKSLAGQIADENFLVEPCKKDTAPAMAYVCLNLMEKYPDETVAFIPSDHFIGDTEKFLKILKISDDLVQSTGKLLDIAVSPNFPSTVLGYTKIGRLYQEKDNVEIFEFADHTEKPDFDTAKKYLAEGSYLWHASYYMWTPRKFIEAFKKYAPDILKNVEEIHRAVKASDENKIEEVCSLMKSVSIDYAITEKIETADVLIVKANFPWSDIGAFDVLYDAQKSQVDENGNLVKADWVGDDTSGCLIAGEKGKVIATIGLDDLVIVDTKDALLVCKKGYAQGLKDIIEKLKNNDDYKKVL; encoded by the coding sequence ATGAAAATAGTCATCATGGCCGGCGGGGGAGGGACGCGGCTTTGGCCGCTGAGTCGGCGGGAAAAACCTAAACAATTTTGCAAAATAATCGGCGACAAAACATTGCTGGAGCAAACGTTGGATCGCTTCGCTGATTTTGATAAAAAGAATATTTATGTTGCGCTGGGCAAACAGCATTTGGTTTCGGCCAAGTCATTGGCCGGACAAATCGCAGATGAGAATTTTTTGGTTGAGCCTTGCAAAAAAGACACGGCTCCGGCCATGGCTTATGTATGCTTGAATTTGATGGAAAAATATCCGGATGAAACGGTGGCGTTCATTCCCTCGGATCATTTTATCGGCGACACTGAAAAATTTTTAAAAATTTTGAAAATATCGGATGACTTGGTTCAATCAACCGGCAAACTGCTGGACATTGCGGTCAGTCCTAATTTTCCCAGTACTGTTTTGGGATACACGAAGATCGGACGTCTTTATCAAGAAAAAGACAATGTCGAAATTTTTGAATTTGCGGACCACACGGAAAAACCTGATTTTGACACGGCCAAAAAGTATTTGGCTGAAGGGAGTTATTTGTGGCACGCCAGCTATTACATGTGGACGCCGAGAAAATTCATCGAGGCTTTCAAAAAATACGCGCCGGATATTTTGAAAAACGTTGAAGAAATTCATCGAGCGGTGAAAGCAAGCGATGAAAATAAAATTGAAGAAGTTTGTTCATTGATGAAGAGCGTGTCCATCGATTACGCCATTACGGAAAAAATAGAGACGGCTGACGTTTTGATAGTTAAGGCGAATTTTCCTTGGTCCGATATTGGCGCGTTTGACGTTTTGTACGACGCTCAAAAAAGTCAAGTCGATGAAAACGGCAATTTGGTCAAAGCGGACTGGGTGGGCGATGACACTTCCGGCTGTCTGATCGCGGGCGAAAAAGGCAAAGTTATCGCCACCATCGGCCTTGATGATTTGGTAATCGTGGACACCAAGGACGCTCTGCTGGTGTGCAAAAAAGGTTATGCGCAAGGGTTGAAAGACATTATTGAAAAGCTAAAAAATAATGATGATTATAAAAAAGTCTTATGA
- a CDS encoding CvpA family protein, which yields MILDIIAVILVAAFVIGGYKKGFVQSLGSLLGFVLTILILARIYPWLMSKVDGFLSKVIIFILALIAISLIVHLAIWIVEKIFGVFSFIPGSKTLGRLLGSGLGLVSGLLFASFLMWMTIKLSVISPWLSGQIDQSRLLAPLMTIAYIWIPLVPKIYREIKSHL from the coding sequence ATGATTTTAGACATAATCGCGGTTATACTTGTCGCCGCTTTTGTGATCGGAGGCTACAAAAAAGGTTTTGTTCAAAGTCTCGGTTCGCTTTTGGGTTTTGTTTTAACGATTTTGATTTTGGCCAGAATTTATCCTTGGTTAATGTCAAAAGTCGATGGATTTTTAAGTAAAGTGATAATTTTCATTCTGGCGCTTATCGCCATATCATTGATTGTTCATTTGGCGATTTGGATCGTGGAAAAAATATTCGGCGTATTCTCTTTCATCCCCGGTTCGAAAACGCTGGGGCGCCTGCTGGGCTCCGGTTTGGGACTTGTCAGCGGACTTTTATTCGCTTCGTTTCTTATGTGGATGACCATTAAGTTGTCGGTGATCAGTCCTTGGTTGTCCGGTCAAATTGATCAATCCAGATTATTGGCTCCATTGATGACCATCGCTTATATTTGGATTCCGCTGGTGCCGAAAATTTACAGAGAAATAAAAAGCCATTTATGA
- a CDS encoding DNA methyltransferase: MKSKRNKTITASNEEIENFSFLSLPREIDSISALENRIFLTDSLKSIKLLPNNSIDLILTDPPYNNRKNFGDGTVNLSETEFEKWNDSWIKECFRILKPNGSIYVCIDWQNSGLIQDVLKKYFIIKNRVTWKREKGRGSKTNWKNNMEDIWFATKSNDYTFNVDQVKIKKEVIAPYTDSAGNPKDWIEEDGKKFRMTCPSNIWTDLTVPFWSMPENTEHPTQKPEKLIERIILASSSEEDLIFDPFLGSGTTCAVAKRLKRKYLGFEINKKYYILASKRLDK, encoded by the coding sequence ATGAAGTCCAAACGAAACAAAACCATCACCGCGTCAAATGAAGAAATCGAAAACTTCTCCTTTTTGAGCTTGCCCCGAGAAATAGATTCGATTTCAGCTCTTGAGAATCGAATTTTCCTGACCGATTCTCTGAAATCAATTAAATTGCTTCCGAACAATTCAATTGATTTGATTTTAACCGACCCGCCATATAACAACCGCAAAAACTTCGGCGACGGCACGGTTAATTTGAGCGAGACCGAATTTGAAAAATGGAATGACTCATGGATCAAAGAATGTTTCAGGATTCTAAAGCCGAACGGCTCGATTTACGTCTGCATCGACTGGCAAAACTCCGGTCTGATTCAGGACGTTTTAAAAAAATATTTCATTATCAAAAATCGCGTCACTTGGAAAAGGGAAAAAGGCAGAGGTTCTAAAACAAACTGGAAAAACAACATGGAAGACATCTGGTTCGCGACCAAGTCAAACGATTACACTTTCAACGTCGATCAAGTCAAAATAAAAAAAGAAGTCATTGCTCCTTATACAGATTCAGCCGGAAATCCGAAAGACTGGATTGAAGAAGATGGGAAAAAATTCAGAATGACTTGCCCATCGAATATTTGGACAGACCTCACCGTGCCTTTTTGGTCCATGCCCGAAAACACCGAGCACCCCACCCAAAAACCGGAAAAACTTATTGAAAGAATCATTTTGGCCAGTTCCAGTGAAGAAGATTTGATTTTCGATCCGTTCCTTGGCTCGGGAACGACATGCGCGGTCGCCAAAAGATTAAAAAGAAAATATCTCGGTTTTGAAATTAATAAAAAATATTATATTCTGGCCTCCAAAAGATTGGACAAATAA
- the uppP gene encoding undecaprenyl-diphosphatase UppP: MIYLSSLFLGIVQGITEFLPVSSSGHLIIFRDILNFQINDSLSFDVALHLGTLLAIIVYFAKPIGVLCVAWFSSFKKLNHLNDDQRLAWLLVLGSIPAALLGAAFGDFFEKVVRNSVVVIVALILGGVLFLLVEKFYKGNKQIISLNWKSALAIGFAQAIALIPGVSRSGITIITGMGFKLQRGEAARFSFVLGIPVMLGAAVLGALKLNFETLTSEAPLFIIGIISSAVIGFVAIKFLLAILNKRGMRPFAYYRFLLAAALIVYLLLN; the protein is encoded by the coding sequence ATGATTTATTTATCTTCTCTTTTTTTGGGAATCGTTCAAGGCATTACCGAGTTTTTGCCCGTTTCCAGTTCGGGGCACTTGATTATTTTTAGGGATATTTTAAATTTTCAAATCAATGACAGCTTGAGCTTTGATGTCGCTCTTCATTTGGGTACTTTGCTGGCCATAATCGTTTACTTTGCCAAACCCATTGGAGTTTTATGCGTTGCGTGGTTTTCAAGTTTTAAGAAATTAAATCATTTAAATGATGATCAGAGATTGGCTTGGTTGCTTGTTCTAGGCTCGATCCCCGCCGCGCTCTTGGGCGCCGCTTTCGGAGACTTTTTCGAAAAGGTTGTCAGAAATTCCGTTGTGGTCATCGTCGCGTTGATTTTGGGAGGAGTTTTGTTTTTGCTGGTTGAAAAATTTTATAAAGGAAATAAACAAATCATCAGTTTGAATTGGAAGAGCGCGTTGGCCATCGGTTTTGCTCAAGCGATTGCCTTGATTCCGGGAGTTTCGCGCTCAGGCATTACCATTATAACAGGAATGGGTTTTAAATTACAGAGAGGCGAGGCCGCTCGGTTCAGTTTTGTTTTGGGAATTCCGGTGATGCTCGGAGCTGCCGTTTTGGGCGCGCTGAAATTGAATTTTGAAACGTTAACGTCCGAAGCTCCTTTATTTATCATCGGCATAATTTCTTCGGCGGTAATAGGGTTTGTTGCAATTAAATTTTTATTGGCTATACTGAATAAGCGCGGCATGAGGCCGTTCGCGTATTACCGGTTTTTATTGGCCGCGGCATTGATCGTGTATTTATTGCTCAATTGA
- the gpmI gene encoding 2,3-bisphosphoglycerate-independent phosphoglycerate mutase, whose amino-acid sequence MSSKSNLPLIFMILDGWGLAQKNRGNAIELAKKPNYDFLIKKYPSTSLFAHGHHVGLPDLQVGNSESGHMNIGAGKVVVQDSVIISKAIKNGTFYKNPAFIQLIKHVNSNESDLHLMGLISLHSSPHMSLEHLLALTKLVCKQCKRIYLHLFTDGRDSPQFAAADILRQVQKKLPENAFIASLIGRYFAMDRNKKWERTQKAYEMLTSGQGEYFGNFDKAILHSYNRGLTDEFLEPSLILNGRKKTVLIKDNDGVIFFNLRSDRARQLAKAFVQKDFNQRNPKSFRRKKALKNLSFVALTDFGPDLDHILTAFPSITLKNTMPKVLENLRQVYVAETEKYAHITYFLNGGSDVPVNGEDRIKIPSPNVRSYDLKPEMSAYKITDKILDLLSKRQYDYFAVNFANPDMVGHTGNLDAAVKAICAVDKCVGAIYKRIKAMGGSCVISADHGNAEKMIDLKTGEKYTEHTTNKVPFIVVSSGKQFKLKSGGRLANVLPTILRLLDQGDHKIRTKSLT is encoded by the coding sequence ATGTCTTCAAAATCAAATTTGCCGCTCATTTTCATGATTTTGGACGGTTGGGGATTGGCTCAGAAAAACAGAGGCAATGCGATTGAATTGGCGAAAAAACCGAATTACGATTTTTTAATCAAGAAATATCCGAGCACGTCTTTGTTCGCTCACGGCCATCATGTCGGCTTGCCGGATTTGCAAGTGGGTAATTCCGAGTCAGGTCACATGAATATCGGCGCGGGCAAAGTTGTCGTGCAAGACTCAGTGATTATTTCCAAAGCCATAAAGAACGGCACGTTTTATAAAAATCCGGCTTTTATTCAATTAATAAAGCACGTAAATTCCAATGAATCCGATCTGCATTTGATGGGTTTGATTTCTTTGCATAGCAGTCCGCACATGAGTTTGGAGCATCTTTTGGCTCTGACCAAATTGGTTTGCAAACAATGCAAAAGAATATATTTGCATTTATTTACGGACGGCCGCGATTCGCCGCAATTCGCCGCGGCCGATATTTTGCGCCAAGTGCAAAAAAAGTTGCCTGAAAATGCTTTTATCGCTTCGCTTATCGGCAGATATTTTGCCATGGACAGAAATAAAAAATGGGAGCGCACTCAAAAGGCGTATGAGATGCTGACTTCGGGTCAAGGAGAATATTTTGGCAATTTTGACAAAGCCATTTTGCATTCTTATAACAGAGGCTTGACCGATGAATTTTTGGAACCGTCTTTGATATTGAACGGACGAAAAAAGACCGTTTTGATAAAAGACAATGACGGCGTGATATTTTTCAATTTGCGATCTGACCGCGCGCGGCAATTGGCTAAAGCTTTTGTGCAAAAAGATTTTAATCAACGCAACCCTAAGTCTTTTCGCAGAAAAAAAGCGTTGAAGAATTTGTCATTTGTGGCGCTGACCGATTTCGGTCCTGATCTGGATCATATTTTGACCGCCTTCCCCAGTATTACTTTAAAAAATACCATGCCGAAAGTATTGGAAAATTTAAGACAGGTCTATGTCGCGGAAACGGAAAAATACGCTCACATCACTTACTTTTTGAACGGCGGTTCGGACGTGCCCGTCAACGGCGAAGACAGAATCAAAATTCCGTCGCCCAATGTCAGGAGTTATGATTTGAAACCGGAAATGAGCGCTTATAAAATCACGGACAAGATTCTTGATTTATTGTCCAAAAGGCAATACGATTATTTTGCGGTGAATTTCGCCAATCCGGATATGGTCGGTCACACGGGCAATCTCGACGCCGCGGTAAAAGCCATTTGTGCAGTGGACAAATGCGTGGGCGCGATTTATAAAAGAATAAAAGCCATGGGCGGCAGTTGCGTTATCAGCGCCGATCATGGCAATGCCGAGAAAATGATTGATTTGAAAACCGGAGAAAAATACACCGAACACACCACCAACAAAGTCCCTTTTATCGTCGTCTCTTCCGGAAAACAGTTTAAACTCAAATCCGGAGGCCGCTTGGCTAACGTATTACCCACGATTTTGCGACTTTTGGATCAAGGCGATCATAAAATCAGAACCAAATCATTGACTTGA
- a CDS encoding divergent PAP2 family protein: MLQIVLLPIVCGLICQLLKLIFSAFTGKFSWGELNSYGGMPSSHSAFVSSLAVVAGYYEGWTSVAFSIALVFAILTIRDAIGFRRILGKHAQIINQMVHQMPDSNKSDYQQLSTRLGHKPGEALAGALIGVAVTLIYVLLTR, translated from the coding sequence ATGCTGCAAATAGTATTATTGCCGATCGTCTGCGGTCTTATCTGCCAGCTGTTAAAACTCATCTTCAGCGCGTTCACCGGAAAATTTTCATGGGGAGAATTGAACAGCTACGGCGGCATGCCGTCATCCCATTCGGCTTTCGTCTCATCGCTGGCCGTGGTGGCCGGCTATTATGAAGGCTGGACATCGGTCGCCTTTTCCATCGCCCTGGTTTTTGCCATTTTGACGATCAGAGACGCCATCGGATTTCGAAGAATTTTGGGCAAGCACGCGCAAATCATCAATCAGATGGTGCATCAAATGCCGGATTCGAACAAGTCAGACTATCAACAATTATCAACAAGACTCGGACACAAGCCCGGCGAGGCTCTGGCCGGCGCTTTGATCGGTGTAGCTGTTACTTTAATTTATGTTTTATTGACGCGATAA
- the rsmI gene encoding 16S rRNA (cytidine(1402)-2'-O)-methyltransferase produces the protein MESGNLYIAATPIGNLKDITYRVVETLKEANLIVCEDTRHTRKLLTHYGIDKPTISYHQHSSPHKIKELIEKIKGGQNVVYVSDAGTPNVSDPGGKLAEAAAAAGITTIPLPGPAAFSTLISVAGLPMDNFIFLGFLPHKKGRRKIYEKIMNSEIPVIFYESVHRIMRTLGDLAELMPERQMVIGRELTKMHETIYRGKIESLKENFSDSEVKGEFAVIVAGNKKMPRLSQASE, from the coding sequence ATGGAATCAGGAAATTTATATATCGCGGCCACGCCGATAGGGAATTTGAAAGATATAACTTATCGCGTTGTTGAGACTTTGAAAGAAGCAAATTTGATTGTTTGCGAAGACACCAGGCACACTCGAAAGCTTTTGACGCATTACGGCATCGATAAGCCGACAATCAGTTATCATCAGCATTCTTCGCCGCATAAAATCAAGGAGTTGATAGAAAAAATCAAAGGCGGACAAAACGTTGTTTATGTCAGCGACGCGGGCACGCCCAATGTTTCGGATCCCGGAGGCAAATTGGCCGAAGCCGCTGCTGCTGCGGGAATAACAACGATTCCTTTGCCAGGTCCGGCGGCTTTTTCGACTTTGATCAGCGTGGCCGGACTGCCCATGGATAATTTTATTTTTTTGGGGTTTTTACCTCACAAAAAAGGCAGAAGAAAAATTTATGAAAAAATAATGAATTCGGAGATCCCGGTCATTTTTTACGAATCGGTTCATCGAATTATGAGAACATTGGGTGATTTGGCGGAATTGATGCCGGAGAGGCAGATGGTTATCGGTCGCGAGCTGACCAAGATGCATGAAACGATTTATCGCGGCAAGATCGAATCATTGAAAGAAAATTTTTCCGACAGCGAAGTTAAAGGAGAATTCGCTGTCATTGTCGCCGGAAATAAAAAGATGCCGCGATTGTCGCAAGCATCAGAGTAA
- the mutM gene encoding DNA-formamidopyrimidine glycosylase, translating into MPELPEVEVLKSELSKVLLGKIIRRVEVLDFKKKISPKDLAAKLKNKKISKVWRRQKKLIFDLAGGLSLISHLKMTGQYVFVSKNGKLIFGGHGIPGVEKVPNKFTRVIFNFGNGEELFYNDVRKFGWLNLVDEKALKNILNEVGAEPLSKEFTFEYFSKVLKEFPRKKIKALLLDQNAVAGIGNIYSDEICFAAKVRPDRAVGKLTSKEAKKLFENIKKILSEAIEDKGTSQNNYSRSNKTGEYEKKLKVYGRVGQKCRREGAVLIKMKIAGRTSVFCPVCQK; encoded by the coding sequence ATGCCCGAATTGCCTGAAGTTGAAGTTTTAAAATCGGAGCTGTCGAAGGTTTTACTCGGAAAAATAATCCGACGGGTGGAGGTTTTGGATTTTAAGAAAAAAATATCTCCCAAGGATCTGGCGGCCAAACTGAAAAATAAAAAAATTTCCAAGGTTTGGCGCCGTCAAAAAAAATTGATATTCGATTTGGCCGGAGGACTTTCTTTGATCAGCCATTTGAAAATGACCGGCCAGTATGTTTTTGTCTCGAAAAACGGCAAATTGATTTTCGGCGGACACGGCATTCCTGGTGTTGAAAAAGTTCCCAATAAATTCACCAGAGTGATTTTTAATTTTGGAAACGGCGAAGAACTTTTTTACAATGACGTGCGAAAATTCGGCTGGTTGAATTTGGTGGATGAAAAAGCGTTAAAAAATATTTTAAATGAAGTCGGCGCGGAGCCGTTGTCCAAAGAATTTACCTTTGAATATTTTTCGAAGGTGTTAAAAGAATTTCCGCGAAAAAAAATCAAAGCGTTGTTGCTGGATCAAAATGCAGTGGCTGGCATCGGCAACATATATTCCGACGAGATTTGTTTCGCGGCCAAAGTCAGACCGGATAGAGCGGTAGGAAAATTAACGTCCAAAGAAGCCAAGAAACTATTCGAAAATATAAAAAAAATTCTGAGCGAAGCCATCGAAGATAAAGGCACGTCTCAGAATAATTATTCCAGATCAAACAAAACCGGGGAGTATGAAAAAAAATTGAAGGTTTACGGTCGAGTCGGGCAAAAGTGCCGGCGCGAAGGCGCTGTTTTGATAAAAATGAAAATTGCCGGCAGAACTTCCGTTTTTTGTCCGGTTTGTCAAAAATGA
- the gpmI gene encoding 2,3-bisphosphoglycerate-independent phosphoglycerate mutase — MYKNIPKPVLLMILDGWGVAQPSDVNAITLAKTPNFNRLVSNYPSLTLLASGEAVGLAENEPGNSEVGHMTMGIGKVFYQNLPRIDRSIKNGDFFNNQELLKAINHVKANKSGLHLIGIVSDGDVHGSLRHLFALLELARRQKVNRVFIHAILDGVDSIKDSGAGLIAEVEKKCAELGVGEIASISGRFFAMDRDGHWERTQRAFVAMANGQADEFYDNAAEAIAASYNRGIFDDGFVPVVLTSGGRPKTTIQQNDAVIFFNLKGDRAGQLAGAFVSDNFDKFERGPKMDNIAVISLVRYSEDLATIGVAYPKQVIKNSLAKIISENGFKQLHVAETEKFAHVTFFFDGGAEEPFINEDRVVMPSPMADSYARTPQMATPEISKRLEKEILREVYDFIVCNFSNMDMLGHTGDIEAAKRAAEIVDKHLGTIVDLVLSKGGVVIITADHGNAEQMKDVNTGEVTKEHTRNPVPFIIVGKEWEGKNLSGAESLGNDLSLIKPAGILADVAPTILKLLDLSATEDMEGKSLI, encoded by the coding sequence ATGTATAAAAATATTCCCAAACCCGTATTGTTGATGATTCTTGACGGCTGGGGAGTTGCGCAGCCTTCGGACGTCAACGCGATTACTTTGGCTAAAACGCCGAATTTTAATCGTTTGGTGTCCAATTATCCTTCATTAACGTTGCTCGCTTCGGGAGAAGCGGTTGGGTTGGCGGAAAATGAACCCGGCAATTCTGAAGTCGGACACATGACCATGGGCATCGGCAAAGTGTTTTATCAAAATTTGCCCAGAATAGACAGATCCATCAAGAACGGCGATTTTTTCAATAATCAGGAATTGCTTAAAGCGATTAACCATGTCAAGGCCAATAAATCCGGGTTGCACTTGATCGGCATTGTCAGCGATGGCGATGTTCACGGTTCATTGAGGCATCTGTTCGCTTTGCTTGAATTGGCTCGTCGGCAAAAAGTCAATCGAGTTTTTATTCATGCCATTCTCGACGGAGTTGATTCCATTAAAGACAGCGGCGCCGGTTTGATCGCCGAAGTTGAAAAAAAATGCGCGGAACTTGGTGTGGGGGAAATCGCTTCGATCTCTGGCAGATTTTTCGCCATGGATCGGGACGGACATTGGGAGCGCACTCAAAGAGCTTTCGTGGCCATGGCCAACGGACAAGCCGATGAATTTTACGATAACGCGGCGGAAGCCATCGCGGCGTCTTATAATAGAGGAATATTCGATGATGGCTTTGTGCCGGTGGTTTTGACCAGCGGTGGTCGGCCAAAAACAACGATACAACAAAATGACGCTGTCATTTTTTTCAATTTGAAAGGCGATCGCGCAGGGCAATTGGCAGGAGCTTTTGTTTCGGATAATTTCGATAAATTCGAGCGTGGACCTAAAATGGACAATATTGCCGTTATTTCATTGGTCAGATATTCGGAAGATTTGGCAACGATCGGAGTGGCTTATCCGAAGCAGGTGATAAAAAATTCCTTGGCGAAAATCATTTCCGAAAACGGTTTCAAGCAACTGCATGTGGCGGAAACGGAAAAATTCGCGCATGTCACGTTCTTTTTCGACGGGGGAGCGGAGGAGCCTTTCATTAATGAAGATAGAGTGGTGATGCCTTCGCCCATGGCGGATTCCTACGCTCGGACGCCTCAAATGGCGACGCCGGAAATATCAAAACGCCTTGAAAAGGAAATATTAAGAGAGGTTTATGATTTTATCGTGTGCAATTTTTCAAATATGGATATGCTCGGGCATACAGGAGATATCGAGGCGGCCAAACGAGCCGCGGAAATAGTGGATAAGCATTTGGGCACGATAGTCGATTTGGTTTTATCGAAAGGCGGCGTGGTGATCATCACCGCGGATCATGGGAACGCCGAGCAAATGAAAGACGTTAATACCGGTGAGGTCACGAAAGAACATACTCGAAATCCGGTGCCTTTCATCATTGTCGGCAAAGAATGGGAAGGCAAAAATTTATCCGGCGCGGAAAGCCTCGGCAATGATTTGAGTCTGATTAAGCCGGCCGGTATCTTGGCCGACGTGGCGCCGACGATTTTAAAGCTGTTGGATTTGTCAGCGACCGAAGACATGGAAGGCAAGTCTTTAATTTGA
- a CDS encoding TatD family hydrolase yields the protein MIIDTHSHVNFKAFDKDRGEVMARAKEKKTAMINVGSNFSTSQKAVELADARPNVFAAIGLHPVHLFEQIFEEEGEKIKTSAENFDFAGFELLAGRSECVAIGETGLDYYHLNSRVSVAEQKETQKNLLIDHLELANGLHLPVILHCRGSQNSPKDAYVDLIEILKKHEVKGLGVLHCFAGDWQVAKEFLDLGFYLGFTGIITYSKSLELLEVVSKMPEDKILSETDCPYLTPAPYRGQRNEPIFVEYIIEKISALRKIEYVEAAELTFQNAKRLFNLPMGD from the coding sequence ATGATTATAGATACTCACAGTCACGTGAATTTCAAAGCGTTCGATAAAGACCGCGGCGAAGTGATGGCGCGAGCCAAAGAAAAGAAAACCGCGATGATTAATGTCGGTTCCAATTTTTCGACCAGCCAAAAGGCCGTTGAACTGGCGGACGCGCGCCCAAATGTGTTTGCGGCGATCGGTCTTCATCCCGTGCATCTTTTCGAACAGATTTTCGAAGAGGAGGGAGAGAAAATAAAAACGAGCGCCGAGAATTTTGATTTCGCGGGATTTGAGCTGTTGGCCGGCCGATCCGAGTGCGTGGCCATTGGTGAGACCGGCTTGGATTATTATCATCTTAATTCGCGAGTCTCGGTCGCGGAGCAAAAGGAAACGCAGAAAAATTTATTGATCGATCACCTCGAACTGGCCAACGGCCTGCATTTACCCGTTATTTTGCATTGCCGCGGCTCCCAAAATAGTCCCAAAGACGCTTACGTAGATCTGATTGAAATTTTAAAGAAGCATGAGGTGAAAGGATTAGGGGTTTTGCATTGTTTTGCCGGTGATTGGCAAGTCGCCAAAGAATTTCTGGACTTGGGCTTTTATTTGGGCTTTACCGGTATCATCACTTACAGCAAATCGCTTGAATTGCTTGAGGTCGTCTCAAAAATGCCCGAAGATAAAATATTGTCCGAAACCGATTGTCCGTATTTGACTCCCGCGCCTTATCGTGGGCAAAGAAACGAACCGATTTTTGTTGAATATATAATTGAAAAAATAAGCGCTTTGAGAAAAATTGAGTACGTCGAGGCCGCTGAGCTGACTTTTCAAAACGCGAAAAGACTGTTTAATCT